In Desulfovibrio sp. Fe33, one DNA window encodes the following:
- a CDS encoding patatin-like phospholipase family protein: protein MKKKTVSLVLGSGGARGLAHIGVIHWLEEHGCEIKSIAGSSMGALVGGIHAIGKLDVYERWACGITKRDMLALMDVSFGMDGLIKGDRLIDTLRHVVGEERIENLSVSYTAVAANISRRKEVWIRKGPIFDAIKASIALPLFFKPVVINGEDIIDGGILNPVPIAPTFSDLTDYTIAVNLCAPPVKGVEITADKINEDENNSGMSHAVSEFLGSMTDKIVMKRKDIRAYDILYKSFDAMQGSIARQKIAAYPPDAVLNIPINLCNMMDFDKAAPIIEHGYNLAAANLPAVFASR from the coding sequence ATGAAAAAGAAAACGGTATCGTTGGTTTTGGGCAGCGGCGGCGCGCGCGGACTCGCGCACATCGGTGTCATTCATTGGCTGGAGGAGCACGGCTGCGAGATCAAGTCCATCGCCGGTTCCTCCATGGGCGCGCTGGTCGGCGGCATTCACGCCATCGGCAAGCTCGACGTGTACGAACGGTGGGCGTGCGGCATCACCAAGCGCGACATGCTTGCCTTGATGGATGTCTCCTTCGGTATGGACGGGCTCATCAAGGGCGACCGGCTCATCGACACCCTGCGTCACGTGGTCGGCGAGGAGCGCATCGAGAACCTGTCCGTCAGCTACACGGCGGTGGCGGCGAATATTTCCCGCCGCAAGGAGGTCTGGATCAGGAAGGGGCCCATCTTCGACGCCATCAAGGCGTCCATCGCCCTGCCGCTTTTCTTCAAGCCTGTGGTGATAAACGGCGAGGACATCATTGATGGCGGTATTCTCAATCCCGTGCCCATCGCGCCGACCTTCAGCGATCTCACCGACTATACCATTGCCGTGAACCTGTGCGCGCCACCGGTCAAGGGGGTCGAGATCACTGCCGACAAGATCAACGAAGATGAAAATAATTCCGGCATGTCTCATGCCGTGTCCGAGTTCCTCGGTTCCATGACCGACAAGATCGTCATGAAGCGTAAGGATATCCGCGCCTACGACATCCTGTACAAATCCTTCGACGCCATGCAGGGCTCCATCGCCCGGCAAAAGATCGCGGCCTATCCCCCGGATGCGGTCCTGAATATTCCCATCAATCTGTGCAACATGATGGACTTCGACAAGGCCGCGCCGATCATCGAGCACGGCTACAATCTGGCCGCCGCGAATCTTCCGGCCGTTTTCGCGTCGCGCTAA
- a CDS encoding DUF456 domain-containing protein, which produces MEYVWAILLILGLMLSQVLQLFSMPANWVALGLVALWKYIYPESMAWNFVIVLGVAAALGEALEFGLQAWGAGRYGASVRGNVGGIIGAIAGAIFGAPFFLGLGALLGALGGAYLGCLVAEMPGRTRPEAFRAAKGAFVGKALGFTLKTAIGATMVILAIPRIWP; this is translated from the coding sequence GTGGAATACGTCTGGGCCATTCTGCTCATCCTGGGGCTGATGCTCTCCCAGGTCCTCCAGCTCTTCAGTATGCCCGCCAACTGGGTGGCGCTGGGACTGGTGGCTCTGTGGAAATACATCTACCCCGAGTCCATGGCCTGGAACTTCGTCATCGTGCTCGGCGTGGCCGCGGCACTGGGCGAAGCCCTGGAATTCGGGCTTCAAGCCTGGGGCGCGGGCCGCTACGGCGCATCCGTACGCGGCAATGTGGGCGGTATAATCGGGGCCATAGCCGGAGCCATCTTCGGCGCGCCCTTCTTCCTGGGCTTAGGCGCACTTCTCGGCGCGCTGGGCGGGGCGTATCTCGGCTGCCTCGTTGCCGAGATGCCAGGCCGCACCCGGCCCGAAGCGTTCCGCGCCGCCAAGGGCGCATTCGTGGGCAAGGCGCTCGGCTTCACGCTCAAGACCGCCATCGGCGCAACCATGGTCATCCTGGCCATCCCCCGCATCTGGCCTTAA
- a CDS encoding phenylacetate--CoA ligase family protein has translation MYYDPVETMDRAALEELQAERLRETIEIAKRSPFYAERLKGIEPGDIKTPADVTGLPFTTKDDLRNQYPHGLLARPLEDFVRLHASSGTTGSPVAVFYTRKDLETWADLMARSMFCCGCRRTDVLQNTAGYGLFTGGLGIHYGSERLGMLTIPAGTGNTKRQIKMILDHNVTVLHIIPSFALYFAQKVREEGYDPKDMPWRIALIGAEPHTEQARAKIEELMHIKAYNSYGLSEMNGPGVAFECEQQNGMHLWEDAYIAEIINPETGEHVAEGEIGELVMTTLRREGMPIIRYRTRDLTRFVPGKCECGRTHRRIDRITGRADDMMILKGVNIYPMQVEQCLMAMPEVGQNYLIELIREGVSDQMRVKVEIKDEYFVEDMRVLQGLQKRIAKNLCNEILVTPRVELCQPNSIPKAEGKAVRVVDLRDKE, from the coding sequence ATGTACTACGATCCAGTAGAGACCATGGACCGCGCCGCCCTGGAAGAGCTCCAGGCCGAACGCCTCAGAGAGACCATCGAAATCGCCAAACGTTCCCCCTTCTATGCCGAACGGCTCAAGGGAATCGAACCCGGCGACATCAAGACCCCCGCGGATGTGACAGGCCTGCCCTTCACAACCAAGGACGACCTGCGCAACCAGTATCCGCACGGACTGCTGGCGCGCCCGCTTGAGGATTTCGTCCGCCTGCACGCTTCCAGCGGCACCACGGGATCGCCGGTGGCCGTTTTCTATACCCGGAAGGACCTGGAGACCTGGGCCGACCTGATGGCTCGCTCCATGTTCTGCTGCGGCTGCCGCCGTACCGACGTCCTGCAGAATACCGCCGGATACGGCCTGTTCACAGGAGGACTCGGCATCCACTACGGCTCCGAACGGCTGGGAATGCTGACCATCCCGGCGGGCACGGGCAACACCAAGCGCCAAATCAAGATGATCCTCGACCACAACGTCACGGTCCTGCACATCATCCCTTCGTTCGCTCTTTATTTCGCCCAAAAGGTACGTGAGGAAGGCTACGATCCCAAGGACATGCCGTGGCGCATCGCACTCATCGGAGCCGAGCCCCACACCGAGCAGGCCCGCGCGAAGATCGAGGAGCTCATGCACATCAAGGCGTACAACTCCTACGGCCTTTCCGAGATGAACGGACCGGGCGTCGCCTTCGAATGCGAGCAGCAGAACGGGATGCACCTCTGGGAGGACGCCTACATCGCCGAGATCATCAATCCCGAGACCGGGGAGCATGTGGCGGAAGGCGAAATCGGCGAACTGGTCATGACAACCCTCCGCCGCGAGGGAATGCCGATCATCCGTTACCGAACCCGCGACCTGACCCGCTTCGTGCCGGGCAAATGCGAATGCGGCCGGACTCATCGGCGCATCGACCGCATCACCGGCCGGGCGGACGACATGATGATCCTCAAGGGCGTGAACATCTACCCCATGCAGGTCGAGCAATGCCTCATGGCCATGCCCGAGGTGGGACAGAACTACCTTATCGAGCTCATCCGTGAAGGCGTTTCCGACCAGATGCGGGTCAAGGTCGAAATCAAGGACGAATACTTCGTGGAAGACATGCGCGTCCTCCAAGGATTGCAGAAGCGCATCGCCAAAAACCTGTGCAACGAAATCCTCGTCACGCCGCGAGTCGAGCTGTGCCAGCCCAACTCCATTCCCAAGGCGGAAGGCAAGGCCGTCCGCGTGGTGGACCTGCGGGACAAGGAATAG
- the hisD gene encoding histidinol dehydrogenase, which translates to MPCRDLTYTNPEDWTAIGAWLEKRKDPDTKVDSIVRNILADVRERGDEALAEYTRKFDCPDFDKAALRVPAEAITAALSDIPAEDADILREAIARVRAFHMNQKEKSWWTTAEDGTILGQMVRPVDRVGLYVPGGQGGETPLISSLIMNAIPAQVAGVESIAVTSPPRKDGTLNPYILATAALLGLDEIYLAGSAWAIAALAFGTEAIAPCDVLAGPGNIFVATAKTQLIGQVGIDMVAGPSEIVILADDSANADWLAADMLSQAEHDPLAASILVTPDTDLAAKVREALKTQCKALPRCDIAAKSLENWGAIITVPDIATGAEMVNHLAPEHLELAVADPWSILGSIRHAGAIFMGHNSPEPVGDYFAGPNHVLPTLRTVRFSSALSVQNFCKKSSVIAASPSYVAEHGAKIARLARLEGLEAHARSVEQRNK; encoded by the coding sequence ATGCCCTGTAGAGATTTGACATACACCAACCCGGAAGACTGGACCGCCATCGGCGCGTGGCTTGAAAAACGCAAGGACCCGGATACCAAGGTGGACTCCATCGTGCGGAACATCCTCGCCGATGTCCGCGAGCGCGGTGATGAAGCTCTGGCCGAATACACCCGCAAATTCGATTGCCCGGACTTCGACAAGGCCGCCCTTCGAGTTCCCGCCGAAGCCATCACCGCCGCCCTTTCAGACATCCCCGCAGAAGACGCGGACATCCTCCGGGAAGCCATTGCCCGTGTCCGCGCCTTCCACATGAACCAGAAGGAAAAGTCCTGGTGGACCACCGCCGAGGACGGCACCATACTCGGACAGATGGTCCGGCCCGTCGACCGCGTCGGGCTGTATGTTCCCGGCGGACAAGGCGGGGAGACCCCGCTCATCTCCAGCCTGATAATGAATGCCATTCCGGCCCAGGTGGCGGGCGTCGAATCTATCGCCGTGACCTCGCCGCCGCGCAAGGACGGAACGCTCAATCCCTACATCCTTGCCACGGCCGCCCTGCTCGGCCTGGACGAAATTTATCTCGCAGGTTCCGCATGGGCCATTGCGGCCCTCGCCTTCGGCACCGAAGCCATCGCCCCGTGCGACGTGCTGGCCGGGCCGGGCAACATCTTCGTGGCCACAGCCAAAACCCAGCTCATAGGCCAGGTTGGCATAGACATGGTAGCCGGCCCCTCTGAAATCGTCATCCTTGCGGACGATTCGGCCAATGCCGACTGGCTGGCCGCCGACATGCTGTCCCAGGCGGAACACGATCCTCTTGCCGCGTCCATACTCGTCACCCCGGACACAGACCTGGCCGCGAAGGTGCGCGAGGCGCTCAAGACACAGTGCAAGGCCCTGCCACGCTGCGACATCGCCGCAAAATCCCTGGAAAACTGGGGAGCAATCATCACCGTGCCCGACATCGCGACCGGCGCGGAAATGGTCAATCATCTTGCTCCCGAACACCTTGAACTCGCGGTGGCGGACCCTTGGTCCATTCTCGGTTCCATCCGCCACGCCGGGGCCATCTTCATGGGGCACAATTCTCCCGAGCCGGTAGGCGACTACTTCGCCGGGCCCAACCACGTTCTCCCCACACTGCGTACGGTCCGTTTTTCCTCGGCTCTTTCCGTGCAGAACTTCTGCAAGAAATCCAGCGTGATCGCAGCCAGCCCGAGCTATGTCGCCGAACATGGCGCCAAGATCGCCCGCCTGGCCAGGCTGGAAGGGCTCGAAGCCCACGCCCGCAGCGTGGAACAACGCAACAAGTAA
- a CDS encoding phosphoribosylaminoimidazolesuccinocarboxamide synthase: MAAVLETNISEYPLISRGKVRDIYEIDADTLLLVTTDRISAFDVVMPDPIEGKGKVLNQITLFWMKMMEDLVPNHVIATNVDDYPEPLRKYRDQLQDRSVLAKKAKPLPIECIVRGFITGSGWSDYLKTGEVCGHKLPEGLKESEMLEKPLFTPSTKAELGAHDENISLDKAADLLGEEMMRKVEKLALSIYTRARDYAKERGILIADTKFEFGVIDGELIFIDEALTPDSSRFWPEEGYAPGKSQPSFDKQYFRNWLMEIGFNKQPPAPRIPADIAERTREKYLEAYKLLTGEDLNL; the protein is encoded by the coding sequence ATGGCTGCCGTTCTTGAAACCAACATTTCCGAGTATCCGCTCATTTCCAGGGGCAAGGTCCGCGACATCTACGAAATTGATGCGGACACCCTGCTCCTGGTGACCACCGACCGCATCTCCGCCTTCGACGTGGTCATGCCCGACCCCATTGAGGGCAAAGGCAAGGTGCTCAACCAGATCACCCTTTTCTGGATGAAGATGATGGAGGACCTGGTCCCCAATCATGTCATCGCCACCAACGTCGACGACTACCCTGAGCCGCTGCGCAAGTATCGCGATCAGCTTCAGGACCGTTCGGTGCTGGCCAAAAAGGCCAAGCCCCTGCCGATCGAATGCATCGTGCGCGGCTTCATCACCGGCTCGGGCTGGTCAGACTACCTCAAGACCGGTGAGGTCTGCGGCCACAAGCTGCCCGAGGGACTGAAGGAATCCGAGATGCTCGAAAAGCCCCTGTTCACCCCCTCCACCAAGGCCGAACTGGGCGCGCACGACGAGAACATCTCCCTGGACAAGGCCGCCGACCTGCTCGGCGAGGAGATGATGCGCAAGGTGGAGAAGCTGGCGCTTTCCATCTATACCCGCGCCCGCGACTACGCAAAGGAACGCGGCATCCTCATCGCGGACACCAAATTCGAATTCGGGGTCATCGACGGCGAACTGATCTTCATCGACGAAGCCCTGACCCCCGACTCCTCCCGCTTCTGGCCCGAGGAAGGATATGCGCCCGGCAAGTCCCAGCCGAGCTTCGACAAGCAGTATTTCCGTAACTGGCTGATGGAGATTGGCTTCAACAAGCAGCCGCCCGCGCCGCGCATCCCTGCGGATATCGCCGAGCGGACCCGCGAAAAATACCTCGAAGCCTACAAGCTCCTGACCGGAGAAGACCTGAACCTGTAG
- the dnaB gene encoding replicative DNA helicase: protein MPKTPRPQRPSSGQYADNPEEALERASSDILRKVPPHSFEAEQAVLGGVFQSESMFHQLVDIIGPDDFYSPVHRDIFKAFTQLYDDHQPIDVITVANQLAKNNTLDTVGGPVYLAELSDSVVSASNALYHAQIVRDKHTLRELIDISSGIISNCFSSRDVGEVLDESEKEIFRIAQSKEMRGMQSSGQLVPKVFDELTARFNNKSVVTGIQTHYHEFDNMTAGLQNSDLIIIAGRPSMGKTAFALNVALRAAARSECPTAIFSLEMSMEQLMTRLLAVQSKVELSNLRTGYLDDSDWNKLYEGADVLSKAPIFIDDTPALSTLELQARCRRLKAEHNLGLIVIDYLQLMRSSARPDSREQEISDISRHLKALAKELNVPVIALSQLNRKVEERTDKRPMMSDLRESGAIEQDADIIIFLYRDAAYNKSEDNPLKNHAEVIIGKQRNGPTGRCELFFKKEYTLFENMDATAYPSELPEGFHQDGD, encoded by the coding sequence ATGCCGAAGACGCCGAGACCGCAGAGGCCTAGTTCGGGCCAATACGCAGATAATCCGGAAGAGGCCCTGGAAAGGGCCTCTTCCGATATCCTACGCAAAGTCCCCCCCCACTCTTTCGAAGCCGAGCAGGCAGTGCTCGGCGGCGTGTTCCAGTCCGAAAGCATGTTCCACCAACTGGTGGACATCATCGGTCCGGATGATTTCTATTCGCCTGTCCATCGGGACATCTTCAAGGCGTTCACGCAGCTTTACGACGACCATCAGCCCATCGACGTGATTACCGTGGCCAACCAGTTGGCCAAGAACAACACGCTCGACACCGTGGGCGGCCCGGTCTATCTGGCCGAGCTGTCCGACTCCGTGGTCAGTGCGTCCAACGCCCTCTATCACGCGCAGATCGTCCGCGATAAGCACACCTTGCGCGAACTCATCGACATTTCCAGTGGCATCATCTCCAACTGTTTTTCCTCGCGCGACGTGGGGGAGGTCCTGGACGAATCCGAAAAGGAAATCTTCCGCATCGCCCAGAGCAAGGAAATGCGCGGGATGCAGTCCAGCGGACAGTTGGTGCCCAAGGTCTTCGACGAACTGACCGCCCGGTTCAACAACAAATCCGTGGTCACGGGCATCCAGACCCACTACCACGAATTCGACAACATGACCGCGGGCTTGCAGAACTCGGACCTCATCATCATCGCGGGCCGTCCGTCCATGGGCAAGACCGCCTTCGCCCTGAACGTGGCCCTGCGCGCGGCGGCGCGTTCCGAATGCCCCACGGCCATATTCTCTCTAGAAATGTCCATGGAACAGCTCATGACCCGTCTGCTCGCCGTGCAGAGCAAGGTCGAGCTATCCAACCTGCGTACCGGCTACCTCGACGACTCCGACTGGAACAAGTTGTACGAGGGCGCTGACGTGCTCAGCAAGGCCCCCATTTTCATCGACGACACCCCGGCCCTCTCCACGCTGGAATTGCAGGCCCGTTGCCGCCGCCTGAAAGCCGAGCACAACCTCGGGCTGATCGTGATCGACTACCTTCAGCTCATGCGCTCCAGCGCGCGGCCGGACTCCCGTGAGCAGGAAATTTCTGATATTTCCCGCCATCTCAAGGCGTTGGCCAAGGAACTGAACGTACCTGTCATCGCCCTGTCCCAGCTCAACCGCAAAGTGGAAGAACGCACGGACAAACGCCCCATGATGTCGGACCTCCGCGAATCCGGAGCCATCGAGCAGGACGCGGATATTATCATTTTCCTTTACCGCGACGCCGCCTACAACAAGAGCGAGGACAACCCGCTCAAGAACCACGCGGAAGTCATCATCGGTAAGCAGCGTAACGGTCCCACGGGCCGATGCGAGCTCTTTTTCAAGAAGGAATACACACTTTTCGAAAACATGGACGCCACGGCCTATCCTTCCGAACTGCCTGAGGGATTCCACCAGGACGGCGACTAA
- the rpsF gene encoding 30S ribosomal protein S6: MANNYETLVLLSPELAEEDRKSILDTLTGIVDRDGGKMVETDDWGMRQLAYPVQKQTRGYYVRLVFEAPGALVAELERNIRITDGIFKFMTVKLAA; this comes from the coding sequence ATGGCAAACAATTACGAGACGCTCGTCCTGCTCTCTCCGGAGCTGGCTGAGGAAGACAGGAAATCTATCCTGGACACCCTCACCGGCATCGTGGATCGCGATGGCGGCAAAATGGTTGAGACCGACGATTGGGGAATGCGCCAGTTGGCCTACCCCGTCCAGAAGCAGACCCGTGGATACTACGTTCGCCTGGTGTTCGAAGCCCCCGGCGCGCTGGTTGCCGAGCTTGAGCGCAACATCCGCATCACCGACGGCATCTTCAAGTTCATGACCGTCAAACTGGCTGCCTAG
- the uvrC gene encoding excinuclease ABC subunit UvrC translates to MDTEYKFFADHFPDTPGVYLMKDGRGRILYVGKAKRLRRRLASYFRNTAAHTPKTRALVSHIRHVDILLTATEKEALLLESGLIKKHRPRYNIVLKDDKQYVLFRLDRQSEFPRLAMTRKVVRDGAVYFGPFTSASAARTVWKLLGKVFPLRKCKDTAFRNRVRPCLYHDIGQCWGPCVKDVDRAAYAEMVHRVEMLLSGRSMELVDDLTRKMKEASRDMEYERAAEYRDQIRAVGKTVEGQAAVIHDNRDRDVIGLAENGQGLGLGLLFVRQGRLLDQKQFFWPGLTLDEGPEVVESFIGQFYGPGRFIPSMVIVPMELEESPLPEVLAERSGAAVRIVSPRNTQEKQLLGIARNVAAQAMESQETITSRLRKVLRLPEEPVRIECVDASHLSGKDMRVGQVVFEDGRRNPDASRLYAFPELEGAADDYAALAGWARRRVESGPPWPDLVLIDGGRGQLSAVEKGLAECTVECGWELAAIAKGESRRAGELGDVVFRPGRKNPMPLKPGSPELLFLQMIRDAAHRFVLGRQRRARKKAVLSSELTSLPGIGPKTARILWDRFESLDAMLEAGPDALGGLSGIGPKRGEKIHAALQALKATRDS, encoded by the coding sequence ATGGACACCGAGTACAAATTTTTTGCCGATCACTTCCCGGACACTCCGGGCGTATATTTAATGAAGGATGGGCGGGGCCGCATTCTCTATGTCGGCAAGGCCAAGCGATTGCGCCGCAGGCTTGCTTCCTATTTCCGAAACACCGCCGCCCATACTCCGAAGACGCGGGCCCTGGTCAGCCACATACGGCATGTGGACATCCTGCTCACGGCCACCGAGAAGGAGGCCCTGCTCCTGGAGTCCGGGCTCATCAAGAAGCATCGGCCGCGCTACAACATCGTCCTCAAGGACGACAAGCAGTATGTCCTTTTCCGTCTTGACCGCCAGTCGGAGTTTCCTCGTCTGGCCATGACCCGCAAGGTGGTCCGCGACGGGGCGGTCTATTTCGGGCCGTTCACTTCCGCCTCGGCCGCGCGCACTGTCTGGAAGCTGCTCGGCAAGGTGTTTCCCCTGCGTAAATGCAAGGACACCGCCTTTCGCAACCGGGTGCGCCCCTGCCTGTATCACGACATCGGCCAGTGTTGGGGCCCCTGCGTCAAGGACGTGGACCGTGCCGCCTATGCGGAGATGGTTCATCGTGTGGAGATGCTGCTTTCCGGGAGGAGCATGGAACTTGTGGATGATCTCACCCGCAAGATGAAGGAGGCTTCCCGGGATATGGAGTACGAGCGGGCCGCCGAGTACCGCGATCAGATCCGGGCTGTGGGAAAGACCGTGGAAGGGCAGGCCGCAGTCATTCACGACAACCGCGACCGTGATGTGATCGGTCTTGCCGAAAACGGGCAGGGTCTCGGTCTCGGGCTGCTTTTCGTGCGTCAGGGGCGGCTGCTCGACCAGAAGCAGTTCTTCTGGCCCGGACTGACATTGGACGAGGGCCCGGAGGTGGTGGAGAGTTTTATCGGTCAGTTCTACGGGCCGGGGCGGTTTATCCCGTCCATGGTGATCGTGCCCATGGAGTTGGAGGAATCTCCGCTTCCCGAGGTCCTGGCCGAGCGGAGCGGAGCGGCCGTGCGCATCGTTTCACCCAGGAATACCCAGGAAAAACAATTGCTCGGCATCGCCCGCAACGTCGCGGCGCAGGCCATGGAGTCGCAGGAGACCATCACTTCAAGGCTGCGTAAGGTCCTGCGTCTGCCCGAGGAGCCCGTGCGCATCGAGTGCGTGGACGCTTCGCACCTGTCCGGCAAGGACATGCGCGTGGGGCAGGTGGTTTTCGAGGACGGGCGGCGCAATCCCGACGCATCCCGGCTCTATGCCTTTCCCGAGCTGGAGGGCGCGGCGGACGATTACGCGGCCTTGGCCGGATGGGCCCGTCGACGCGTGGAGTCCGGCCCCCCGTGGCCTGATCTGGTGCTGATCGACGGCGGCCGGGGGCAGCTTTCCGCCGTGGAAAAGGGATTGGCGGAATGCACCGTGGAGTGCGGCTGGGAGCTGGCCGCCATCGCCAAGGGCGAATCGCGCAGGGCGGGCGAGCTGGGTGACGTTGTCTTCCGGCCCGGGCGCAAGAACCCCATGCCGCTCAAGCCCGGCAGCCCGGAATTGCTGTTCCTGCAAATGATTCGTGACGCGGCTCACAGATTTGTCCTGGGCAGGCAGCGCAGGGCGCGCAAGAAGGCTGTCCTGAGCAGCGAGTTGACCTCCTTGCCCGGCATCGGACCCAAGACGGCCCGCATCTTGTGGGACCGCTTCGAGTCGCTGGACGCCATGCTCGAAGCCGGGCCGGACGCCCTCGGCGGATTGTCCGGCATCGGCCCCAAGCGCGGGGAGAAAATTCATGCCGCTTTGCAGGCTCTCAAGGCGACGCGGGATTCGTGA
- the rpsR gene encoding 30S ribosomal protein S18 — protein MAFRKKFTPRKKFCRFCADAELPLDYKRPDILRDFVTERGKIIARRITGTCAKHQRRLTNEIKRARQMALLFYTTVHSTDVKKRSSM, from the coding sequence ATGGCTTTCCGCAAAAAATTCACCCCGAGGAAGAAGTTCTGCCGCTTCTGCGCGGACGCAGAACTGCCCCTGGACTACAAGCGTCCGGACATCCTCCGCGATTTCGTCACCGAGCGCGGCAAGATCATTGCCCGCCGCATCACCGGCACCTGCGCCAAGCACCAGCGTCGGCTGACCAACGAAATCAAGCGCGCCCGTCAGATGGCCCTGCTTTTCTACACCACCGTTCACAGCACTGATGTGAAGAAACGGAGCTCCATGTAG
- a CDS encoding outer membrane homotrimeric porin — protein sequence MKRLTLLAVALVMVLGMAVSASAAPEVSISGNLLINAIWKGNWDFDKNAGEKATEIRQRADLYFTVTANENLKGVLGFRSVKANWGQAGWELDGAGGGKTNTIDIRDAYIDFNWPGTDVNVKAGLYTVALPASVGGASMILGERAGAVMVSAPMTDNVSVLAGYTRLFDLDDNEDSAAALDNSYLDGYLVALPLNFEGFAATPFFLYGNGGKNFPESGEDVSAYWLGSNFTMSILDPFIVKADINYGNLDADTDALDASGWLFDLGLDYTGFDFMTVSTYFAYSTGRDDDASNGSEAMPILNSDWAVGSFFFGGGSITSDDINGGDVEAGFWTIGASLLDIQSFAEGLTHTVHVLYAKGTNDKKAPGLTYGKGLTEDDSLWEVDFNTDYKIYDELTLYTQLGYINSDFDKDVWGDDVKNDAWKVATGVVYKF from the coding sequence ATGAAACGTTTGACTCTGCTCGCAGTCGCCCTGGTTATGGTCCTGGGCATGGCTGTGTCCGCTTCCGCGGCTCCCGAGGTTTCCATCTCCGGTAACCTCCTGATCAACGCCATCTGGAAAGGCAACTGGGACTTCGACAAGAATGCTGGCGAAAAGGCCACCGAAATCCGTCAGCGTGCCGACCTGTACTTCACCGTTACCGCCAACGAGAACCTGAAAGGCGTTCTCGGTTTCCGTTCCGTGAAGGCTAACTGGGGCCAGGCTGGCTGGGAACTGGACGGCGCTGGTGGCGGCAAGACCAACACCATCGACATCCGCGATGCTTACATCGACTTCAACTGGCCGGGCACTGACGTCAACGTCAAGGCCGGTCTGTACACCGTCGCTCTGCCCGCTTCCGTGGGTGGCGCTTCCATGATCCTCGGCGAGCGCGCCGGTGCCGTCATGGTTTCCGCTCCGATGACCGACAACGTCTCCGTCCTGGCTGGTTACACCCGCCTGTTCGACCTGGACGACAACGAGGACAGCGCTGCCGCTCTCGACAATTCCTACCTGGACGGCTACCTGGTCGCTCTGCCCCTGAACTTCGAAGGCTTCGCCGCTACCCCGTTCTTCCTGTACGGCAACGGTGGCAAGAACTTCCCCGAGTCTGGTGAGGATGTTTCCGCCTACTGGCTCGGCTCCAACTTCACCATGTCCATCCTGGATCCCTTCATCGTGAAGGCTGACATCAACTACGGCAACCTCGACGCCGACACCGATGCTCTTGACGCTTCCGGTTGGCTGTTCGACCTGGGTCTGGACTACACCGGTTTTGACTTCATGACCGTGTCCACCTACTTCGCTTACTCCACCGGTCGTGACGACGATGCCAGCAACGGCTCCGAAGCCATGCCCATCCTGAACTCCGACTGGGCTGTTGGTTCCTTCTTCTTCGGCGGCGGTTCCATCACCTCTGACGACATCAACGGCGGCGACGTCGAAGCCGGCTTCTGGACCATCGGCGCCTCTCTGCTGGACATCCAGTCCTTCGCTGAAGGCCTGACCCACACCGTGCACGTCCTGTACGCCAAGGGTACCAACGACAAGAAGGCTCCTGGCCTGACCTACGGCAAGGGCCTGACCGAAGACGACTCCCTGTGGGAAGTTGACTTCAACACCGACTACAAGATCTACGACGAGCTGACCCTGTACACCCAGCTGGGTTACATCAACTCCGACTTCGACAAGGACGTCTGGGGCGACGATGTCAAGAATGACGCTTGGAAGGTCGCTACCGGTGTTGTCTACAAGTTCTAA
- the rplI gene encoding 50S ribosomal protein L9 codes for MKLILRADVDSLGRLGDIVTVKPGFGRNYLIPQGLAKPATTANLKAFELERRKLQEQADSLRAQAQGLAERIAATPIEIEVRVGDGDKLYGSVTTVNIGDAMEAAGIEIDRRKIILPEPIRSLGEYEIEIRLHPDVRGELKLTVTRHGGSVIEEVLEVEETEEVAEAVEESVENAEDAETAEA; via the coding sequence ATGAAACTTATTTTACGCGCTGACGTCGACTCTCTGGGTCGACTCGGAGATATCGTTACCGTCAAGCCCGGTTTCGGCCGCAACTACCTGATCCCTCAGGGTCTGGCCAAGCCCGCTACCACCGCCAACCTGAAGGCCTTCGAACTGGAGCGCCGCAAGCTGCAGGAACAGGCTGACTCCCTGCGCGCCCAGGCCCAGGGCCTGGCCGAGCGCATCGCCGCCACCCCGATCGAGATCGAGGTGCGTGTCGGCGACGGCGACAAGCTGTACGGCTCCGTCACCACCGTCAACATCGGTGACGCCATGGAAGCCGCCGGCATCGAAATCGATCGCCGCAAGATCATCCTGCCCGAGCCCATCCGCTCCTTGGGCGAATACGAGATCGAAATCCGCCTGCACCCCGACGTTCGCGGCGAGCTGAAGCTCACCGTCACCCGTCACGGCGGTTCCGTGATCGAAGAAGTCCTGGAAGTTGAAGAAACCGAAGAAGTGGCCGAGGCCGTCGAGGAATCCGTAGAGAATGCCGAAGACGCCGAGACCGCAGAGGCCTAG